ACATCAAGGCCGCTGAAGAAAATAAATAACACAGGGATTATATAAGAGTTTTTACGGAAGAATCTGCATAAATTATAAGTAATAAGAAAGACTCCCATTACAGCCCAGAAATATAATATAGCCTCTTGACCCGTATAACCCAGCGAAAAAATTTTTGCGATCAATGCAGGAGGAAGCCACCAGCCAAAATAATATGACAATGCCGCAAAACCTTCACCCGTTATCGCACGTACATTTTCACTCTGAAGCGACAAATCATAAACCACCGGCCATTTGTAATTGCATAGATCGTGATAAATTGGATTCCTCGCGGTAAAATCCCAGTTTTGAAATCCCAATCCGCCAATCCCAGACAAGAACACCCAGAACAACAAAGCCGCGCACGTTATCAGCCAGAATTTAGCAGAGCCCTTACTCATCACGCAAACATTTTGTGAAGCAAGCTCGTCATAAATGCTGTACATGAAATAACATAGTATAAGCGCAATAGGAATCGAATAATAATATCTCACCCAGCCCAATGCAAATATAATCACCGGCAAGGTAACATAAAAAATTGAACAGGCCGTCAATAACCTGTCAGACTTGGAAAACGAAAAATTTTCCTGCAAAGTAATCTAACTCCCTTCAAAAATTTATGATCAAATCTCATAGTCCTTGAATGCTCCCGGATCTATTGACTTGAACTCTACAACTTCACGGACGTTCACGCAAAAATTATGTACTATCATCAAGCGCGCTAAAATATGGCCGTCAATTAAAATTATGTGCTTCTCCTTTGCGTAATCTTGTGCAGGCTTCGAGAAATTTGCATTTGTTACAAGTAAACCCCGTCCGGCCTTGCGTGTGATTGCGTCTCCGAATGTCTGCATACTCCAGCTTGTAATTATTGTCCCCTTCTCTAATTTTCTGGTCTGAATGTAAATCGGATTATAGCCCGGTCTGTCTTCAACTATTATTCCTTGAATGGCTGAACTTGCTATGCGTCTTCTTGCGTTCTTGTAGACCTCATAGCCCATACGAATCAACAAATCAGTAACAAGCTGCTCAAATCCCGTCTGTGAAAGCGTATTAACCTTCGCCATGATTTGAGTAACTAAATTTTCATAGTCCGAAGTCTCCATTTCGGAGCCGATATTAAAATTTAATTCTGATCGTTCATTCATTACATAATTATAAAATATTATGCTAGTTTTTGTAGTGTAAGCTCAATCCGGAAAAAATTTCTATTACGTCATCGGCCTCGCGTGCAAAAATTTTCAGGAGTTCAGCAAGAGTCTTTATATAATGTTCTGTCAAGTCATCATAAGTTATCCCGCCGCAAAAAATATTGTCTGACACGAGAATAATTTTATTGCAGATTGATTTAATGTGCATGAAGTCGCGAAAAATTTTGTTGATTACTGAGTCGGAGTCATTTATTATTTTGCCGCAAAAAATTTCGTTGGCTGTCCAAGTAGTAAGGGATTCGATTAGGACGCTTGAGTCTTGGCATAAATTCGCGATTTCGGCCAAGTTTTGAGATTTCTCGATTGTGATAAAATTTTTGTCTGCTCTCATTAATTTATGACGTGCGACTCGTTCTCTCATTTCGTCATCATAAATTTTTGCTGTAGCTATGTAGATTTTGTGTGAGTCAGGGTTTAATAAATTTTCGGCGTAAAGGCTTTTCCCGCTTCCTGATGAACCAGAGACTAATATAAATTTTCCTGCATTCATAGATGTTAAATTATCGCCGTCCTTCTGTATAGTGAATATAAAATTTTGCGTGAATCAGCGTTTAATATTATAAATGTATTTGCTATGATGAAAACACTTTAAATGCAAAGTCAAAAGCGAAAACCTTTTTACAACCGGCGCGAACATACAAAATTTTTTACAGCTATTAAAGTGTGCTGACTATAAATTTGATGAACCCGAGACTAATATAAATTTTCTTGCAGTCATAGCCGCTAAATTATCGCCGTCCTTCTGTGCAATGAATATAAAATTTTGCGTGAGTAAGCGTTTAATAAATATTTTCGAAAAACTATGACAAAATATTTTTGTTGAGCTTATATATTAAATTTGTTGCATGTGTGCGACTCGTTTTTCCCCGCCCGTAATTATAAATGCACGTTTCCGAAAGACTTTAATAAACTAAGTTAGTTAAATATAACAGCCTCGATAATAAAACTTGCGCAAAAAAATTTTTCGTGGTAGTATTTTACATCGTGATGGCCTCATCGACTAGTGGTCCAGGTCGTAGCCCTCTCAAGGCTAAAACACGAGTTCGAACCTCGTTGAGGCTATATA
This sequence is a window from Synergistaceae bacterium. Protein-coding genes within it:
- a CDS encoding restriction endonuclease, with the translated sequence MNERSELNFNIGSEMETSDYENLVTQIMAKVNTLSQTGFEQLVTDLLIRMGYEVYKNARRRIASSAIQGIIVEDRPGYNPIYIQTRKLEKGTIITSWSMQTFGDAITRKAGRGLLVTNANFSKPAQDYAKEKHIILIDGHILARLMIVHNFCVNVREVVEFKSIDPGAFKDYEI
- a CDS encoding bifunctional adenosylcobinamide kinase/adenosylcobinamide-phosphate guanylyltransferase — translated: MNAGKFILVSGSSGSGKSLYAENLLNPDSHKIYIATAKIYDDEMRERVARHKLMRADKNFITIEKSQNLAEIANLCQDSSVLIESLTTWTANEIFCGKIINDSDSVINKIFRDFMHIKSICNKIILVSDNIFCGGITYDDLTEHYIKTLAELLKIFAREADDVIEIFSGLSLHYKN